A single window of Periophthalmus magnuspinnatus isolate fPerMag1 chromosome 22, fPerMag1.2.pri, whole genome shotgun sequence DNA harbors:
- the emx1 gene encoding homeobox protein EMX1: protein MFSSAGKRCFTIESLVAKDSPLVTEEPLRPTALSYPSQPGPEALMGGYQPPAPARPLYQSPELLFPESAAHPLAVAPHQHLQHPHFFGSQHRDPLHFYPWVLRNRFFGHRFQGNEVSQDSLLLHGPFARKPKRIRTAFSPSQLLRLERAFEKNHYVVGAERKQLANSLSLSETQVKVWFQNRRTKYKRQKLEEEGPESQQKKKGNHHINRWRIATKQSSSDDIDVTSED, encoded by the exons ATGTTTTCGTCCGCGGGAAAGCGCTGCTTCACCATCGAGTCTTTGGTGGCCAAAGACAGTCCACTGGTCACAGAGGAGCCTCTGAGGCCCACCGCGTTATCTTATCCCTCTCAGCCCGGGCCAGAGGCTCTTATGGGCGGGTATCAGCCGCCTGCCCCGGCCCGGCCGCTGTACCAGAGCCCCGAGCTGCTGTTCCCGGAGTCTGCGGCTCATCCTCTCGCTGTGGCGCCGCATCAGCACCTGCAGCACCCGCACTTTTTCGGCTCTCAGCACCGCGACCCCCTGCACTTTTACCCCTGGGTCCTACGGAATCGCTTCTTTGGACACCGATTCCAAG GAAATGAAGTGTCCCAGGACAGCCTCCTGCTTCACGGTCCGTTCGCCAGAAAACCCAAGCGCATCCGCACGgccttctccccctctcagcTGCTGCGCCTGGAGCGCGCCTTCGAGAAGAACCACTACGTGGTGGGAGCGGAGCGGAAGCAGCTGGCCAACAGCCTGAGCCTGTCCgagacacag GTTAAAGTTTGGTTCCAGAACAGACGGACCAAATACAAGCGTCAGAAACTGGAGGAAGAGGGTCCCGAGAGCCAACAGAAGAAGAAGGGAAACCACCATATCAACAGATGGCGCATCGCTACCAAACAGTCCAGTTCAGACGATATTGACGTCACATCGGAGGACTAA